In Novosphingobium sp. 9U, the genomic stretch CAATCGTAATTGGCTTCATCAAAAAGTTCCGTTGGTAGTTGCCGCGGAACTCACGAGCCCAGACCTGACCATTTCGGCGGTAGAGTACTCTGCAAATGTCCTTACCGACGCAAAGGCGATTGCCGACGATGCGATAGAGAAGCTGGGAGTTCGCGAGGTTTGAATACAAGAAGTATCTACCATCAGTCGTGAATACCTCAGCCCATCGTTCGCCGCATGACTCAAACCGCCTATTTCGGACAAACTCGCGGATCTCTTGTCCCGTGAGAGCAGTTTTCTTGACTACTTCCGCTGGACTGATGCCTGCACCAGCGCTTTCTACACTTAGGAGCAAGCTAAAGCTAATGATGCCGATCACTCTCAACATGGGGGAAAGGCCCTTTGATGTCCAAGTACGATAACATTAAGATCGAGATCATTGAACTCAGCTGCACGCGGCCCCTCGGGATCGACCGATTGCAGCGTGGCGAGCGCTTCTTCAGGACGCCCGAGCCGACGGAGGGTTGTTGCCGTTTCCAGAACGACCGCGAGCAAGCCGGAGTGGCTCGCCGCCAAATCGCGCAGAGTAGCGAGGAAGCGCTCCGTTTCGGCGCGCGGATTGAAACCGGCCGGCACGAGAGGGCGCAGGCGGGGATCAAGGCTCGTGGAGACCAGCGTTGTCGGGACTTTAATTCGCGATACCAGAGCCGTCGCCTCCTCAGTCTTGCCTTCATCGACTAGGATACCGGCGAGCTCAGACTTATAATTATCTCCGAAGGCCAGCAGCTCGACCGGCTCAAATCCCGGCGCGGTCAGAACCACAAGCATCCTACGCCGCAGCGGCGCTTCATCCTTTAGCTGGCCGTACAGGTAGCCAAGCCAACGAAAAGACAGCTGGTTGAGCGCCGTAGGCGCTTGCACCGCCATCTCCTCGAGTGTGACAACCACATCCTCGTTTCGCTTGCGTTCGCCGGCGATCCCAAGCCTTTATCGCCAGACATCTGAAACGTCGCCGAACGCCTTTGTAGCGTGCACTGACAACTCATATGCTGCGTCGTAGCTCTTGGCTTGAACAGCGCAGAAGGCTGCTATGAAGAAGATGTAGCCACGCTGCCGCTCTGGCATCGCGTCAAAATCGTCCCGGCTCATTACACGCTGGATGGCTAGCTTACCCCTCGTGCAATGATCCGGCTGCGCGATCGCATCGATAATTGCAAGGTCCGGGTCAACGGCCTCCGGCTGGGCGGAAGCCATTCCTACAACCGCCATTGCCCAGCCGCCGCTAACGAGGCCGCTGCCACCTTCCAACAGTGATTGATGTACCCCCACTTTCCAGCTGAAGTTGGATCGGAAGCAATTACAAGGCAATGCAGCTTGTTACACTCGACCGCGAAAGGACATTTGATGGTGAAAGCGGGCGGCAGCGGCGTGCCTTAATGGCTTGATGACGCTCTCAGATTGTCTGAACGAAGGGATATCTAATCCTTGCCGGCCCTGCGAACCAGCTCGGGGCTGGCAACCAGCATATGTATGAACGGCAGGTCTCGAGAGGGCACGTGGCGAGTTGGAACGACGGCTAAGTTGGCGTGAGCGGTTCGGCTGGTTTCGACCGGAATGGGTGGAGAGCTGTCGTCGGTCTATCGTCGCGTTTTGGTTTAGAAACGCGGCCTTAAGGCAGTCCCTCTAAGCGAGAGGAGTATGCTGAGACGAGGATCATGCAAGCCAACAACTTTCTTTCGCTCCCATTGCTCATCTTGCTTGGGGCATGCGGCTCGGCATCGGCGTCAGCGCCGGACAGCTCAAACCATGCACATTGCATGGCTGCTTTAAGCATCGCCCGGCAGATCGCAGTTGATGACAAGAACCCAAAGCTGGCATTGCAGATAACCGGCCGAAGTATCTATGAAGGGCGTCTGCTTGAAAAAGCCGGATCATTCGACTCCGCACAGGTGGAAGCGGCATCCTTCCTCAAGGAAGTGGGAGGTGACTGGAAAGTATTAGGTCCTATCCTTGAGTCCTGCAGTGAACGACAGGATGCAGAGCCCGAATTCCAGCGGCTAAATGAGAGCGGTCAGTTGATGGCCGCTGCGAAAGCTGTGGAGCCAATGTGCCAGAACAAGGCAAACTGCCGGTAACCTTCGAAACAGCGGCTCGGAAGGTTATTGCACCCTTCCTATGTCCGACATTGGGGCGGCAGCGCCCCTGCCGGATGGCTCGGTCTGAATCGGCGGCTTATCCGGTATGTGGCCTAAAAGCAGCTCGACCGGACACGCCAACATCTCCGTCACAGGTTCGATACAAACCATACGACAAAAGCTGCCACGCCCATGAAGGCAAGCATAAGCGCAAGACGCACGAAGAGCGGATCTCTCGGCGCGACATCCTGGGGCCACGGCAGCGTCAGCGCTCGCAGCGGCGCAACGAATGCGGCGGTCGCACCTGCAACCCGTAACCAATCCAGTGCGACCCACCACCGCGCCATGGCGATCGACTGCGCGTCGGTGATCGTATCCTTCGACGAGTGCATGCCATGGTAGTAGAGCGCTGCGTTCATCGGCCAGAACGCCACCACGGTTAGGATGAGCAGCAGCAGGATGCCGATCGATGGAAGGCACAGCATCCAGCGATATCTCCATGGCGTACGCAAGCCGGCGGCGAGCGCACCAAACCCGGCGATCAGCATCGCCGCGGAAAACGGGATGAAGAACACGCCGGTATCGACCGGCCATGCCTTGCCGTAAGGCATCATCGCTAGCGAAGCGGGAGGGTTGGCGCCCCAAGCGCCCGCGAGTACTAGCAGATCGAACAGTTTTGCACCGAGCAGCGGCCCGCCCACCAGAACTGCGAGCCAAAGGAAGGCTCGCGTGACCTTTTGCCGACCTGCCATGTGTTGCCCCCGACGCCGCAATCAATGTCCGGTATCGGTGAATGATCTATCGGATCCGGCCGATCGGCAAGCCACCCAGAAGACGCCCAGGGCGGTCGGCCAGACCAGCGCCAACACCGGACGTAGATGAGCTCGCCTGCGTTTCTTTCCTGGCCCTCACGGCCAACGGAGAAACACCATGGGACACTCAGATTTCGATCCTGCCATTCACGAGCGGCGGCCCTGGAATGCGGGCCGGAACGTCGGCGCTAAGCGGCCTCTTAGACCTACAGACATTTGGGCCATCCGCTTCTTCCTTGACGAGCAAAAGCGTCTGCGAGATCGCGCGTCGTTCGATCTTGCAATCGACAGCAAACTACGCGGCTGCGACCTTGTAAAGATCAAGATCGGCGACGTGGTGAGCGGTGGTCACGTCCGAAAATCGCTGCACCGTCATTCAGCAGAAGACCAGCAGACCGGTGCAGTTCGAGATCATGACAGAGGCTCGGAAGAGCCTTGAATTATGGTTTGCCCGCCGCGGAGGAACGATCCTCGACTTCGCCTTTCCAAGCCGGATCGACTACCTTGGCCACCTCAGCACGCGGCAGTACGCACGCCTGGTTGATGAGTGGGTTTCGACGGTCGGCCTCGACAAGCGAGAATACGGAACCCATTCCATGCGCAGGACCAAAGCATCAATGATCTACAAGGCAACCGGTAAACTGCGTGCAGTGCAGATCCGGTTGG encodes the following:
- a CDS encoding DUF1772 domain-containing protein, coding for MAGRQKVTRAFLWLAVLVGGPLLGAKLFDLLVLAGAWGANPPASLAMMPYGKAWPVDTGVFFIPFSAAMLIAGFGALAAGLRTPWRYRWMLCLPSIGILLLLILTVVAFWPMNAALYYHGMHSSKDTITDAQSIAMARWWVALDWLRVAGATAAFVAPLRALTLPWPQDVAPRDPLFVRLALMLAFMGVAAFVVWFVSNL